The DNA window ATAGGCGTTAGAGCGACTCAGTATGAATTTACACTTCCAGCTTCAGTGCATGTACCACTACTTGATGATAGCTTAACGTTTTCGTTTTACGAGTATTTATACGCTTCAAGAATAAATTACGAGAATAAGATAAATTCATTTGATGATAAAAGAGAAGATAAACATACAAATTTTGTAAATAATTACCACAAATTTACCCTTCACACTGACCTTGCAAAAGCGTATGAAAGCTTTTATCACACTCTAAATTTTGGGGCCGAATACCTACTGCCAGGCTATAGAAAAGGAAATTTGGATGATGAGTTTATCTATGATAAAAATCTAAATGAATATGAAAATTTCTTGACTCAAGAGCAGAGTAAGGAAGAAATTTCTGGTTATCTGACTCAGTATTTCTTTAACTCTAATGGTAGAAAGATTATAAAACATAGTATTTCTCAAGGATATTACACAAAAGAAGATGAATATTCGAATTTAAAAAATGCTATCTATCTATATCCATTTGAAAATTTAAGCCTTTATAATAAGCTTGAATATTCACACAAGAGCAAAGAGCTTAAAAAGGTACAAAGCGGATTTTCATACACGAATGATCTATTTTGGCTAAATATGCTTCATACTATGAAGAAAAATGATAGCAAAATAAAAAATAGTGCGACAAAAGATAGTTATTTTACAAGTGGTCTTGGAGTAAAATTACCTCATCAGTATAGTCTTATTGGCGGCTGGCAATATGATATTGAGCGAAGTTACACAAAAAGCTGGAGAATTGGTGTGCTTCATCAAAGAAAATGCTGGAATTACGGGATAATTTATCAACAAGATGTCGAGCCAACAACAACAATAAACGGCTCAGCATCAACTAGAAAAAATGGTATTTATTTCACGATAAATTTCTATCCAATGGGCGGTTTGCACTATGACTTCTCACAAAGTAGTACAAAATCGAGTGCCAACTAAATGATAACGGCTAAATTTAAGGATCAATTAGAAGCAGCTAGCAAGCTAATTGAAATTTTGCCAAAAAAAGAGCTCGTAGATAAAAAGACGATAGTTGTTTGTATGTCGCTTGAATCAGTTATACTCACAGATGCGGTTTGTAGAAGTTTAAATTTAAGCTACGAGATGCTCTTTAGCGAGCCAATACCTGCGCCAAATAATAGCGAATGCGACGTTGCAATAGTTAGCGAGACAGAAGATATAGTATTAAATGATAAACTTATAAAAGCTTTTAATATAAGCTATGACTATATTTACGGCGAAGCACATAGAAAATATGAAGAGAAAATTTTAAAAAACGTTTATAAATACCGAAAAGGAAATTTGATAGGAGAGCTAAAAGATAAAAATATTTTACTAATCGATGAGGGGTGCGAGACTGGTATGACGGCACTCATTTGCATAAAGACGTTGCTTGATGTGAAGGTAAAATCCATCTCATACGCAACGCCAGTGATTGCTACTGATGTCTTTACAAATTTAAATGATATGGTTGATGAAATTTACACGATAAACAAGATCGTTGATTTTATCGATGTGGATTCGTATTACGAGAAAAAGATCGAAGCTACGAGTGAGCGTATCATGTCAATATTAGAAGAGAGCCCTTATTATTTGCCGTTACAAAAACAACAAGGAGATAAAAATAATGCAATATAGTATAGAAGTCAATAATCAGGTTGAAATTTTTGACCTTAATAAAGTAGCAAAACAAGCTAGCGGAGCAGTGCTTTTAAGGGTGAAAAATACCGTCGTTTTAGCAACTGTTGCAAGAGAGGACACACAAGTTGAGGAGGATTTTTTACCTCTAACGGTGCAGTACATAGAAAAAGCCTACGCCGCTGGTAAAATTCCTGGTGGTTACGTTAAGCGCGAGACAAAGCCGGGCGACTTTGAAACACTAACAGCTCGCATCATTGATAGATCTCTTAGACCACTCTTTCCAAAAGGTTACGCATATCCAACTCAAATAGTGGTAATGGTGCTTTCAGCTGATCCTGAGGTTGATTTGCAAGTTGTAAGTCTAAATGCAGCCTCAGTTGCACTATATCTTAGCGACATCCCAGTAAATCGCCCAGTTTGTGGCGTTAGAGTTGGCTATATAGATGATAAATTTGTTATCAATCCAAGCAACTCTGAACTAAAACAAAGCGCGATCGATCTTTATGTAGCTGGAACAAAAGATGAGCTTTTGATGATCGAGATGAGAAGCTTACCTCAGCAAACTACGCAGCTTATCCCAATGGTTGCGATTGAGCCGATGATAGATCCGAGCTTAAGTGATAGCATGGCTCAAAAACAGCTAATGAATGAATTTAGCGAAGATATGATGGTTGAGGCGATTGATTTTGCTGGTAAGGCGATATTAAGAGCTAGCAGTGCTTACGAAGAAGCTTTCAAAGAGCATAAAAAAGAGGACGCTGCGCTTGAGCTAAAACCTGAGATAGAAAATGAAAATATCGCTATTTACATCGATAAATTTTATAAAGCTGAAGTCAAAAATGCGATCAATCAAATGGCAAAAAGCGAGCGTGCGAGCGAACTTAGCAAGATCGCGAAACAAATTTCAAGTGATGAGGTCGCTCAAAAAGAGGGCTGGGACGAGGCTGTCATCACAAATGTCCTTGGCAAATATAAAAAGAAAATCGTAAGAGAGCAGATCATAAACGAGGGTGTAAGGGCTGATGGACGTGGTCTTGAAGAAGTTAGACCTATTAGTATTGAGACAAATGTGCTTCCAAATGCACATGGCTCATGCCTCTTTACAAGAGGACAGACGCAAGCCCTAGTTGTCACTACTCTTGGCACTGATAGTGATGCTCAAATGTATGACATCCTCACTGAAAAAGTACCTTTTGTAGAGAAATTTATGTTTAACTACAACTTCCCAGGCTTTAGCGTAGGTGAGGCAAGCCCACTAAAAGCTCCTGGTAGACGTGAGCTTGGACATGGAAATTTAGCCAAACGTGCCCTTGCACCAAGTATTGATCTAGCTTCGCCATACACAATAAGAGTCGTTTCAGAAATTTTAGAGAGCAACGGCTCAAGCTCGATGGCTAGCGTTTGCGGTGGCTCGCTCGCACTTAGAGCAGCTGGCGTAAATACTTTAAAACTTGTCGCAGGTGTCGCTATGGGATTAATATTTGAAGGCGATAAACACGCAGTGCTAACAGATATCATGGGGCTTGAAGATCATGACGGTGATATGGACTTTAAAGTAGCAGGTACAAGCGATGGTATCACAGCACTTCAGATGGATATTAAACTTGGTGGCATTAGCTTAGAAGTGCTAAAAGAGGCACTTTATCAAGCAAAACGTGGTAGAGAGCATATCTTATCTTTGATGGCAGAAGCGGATAAAAATATAGAAATAAATGAAGATGTGCTTCCAAAACTTGAACTATTTAGTGTTGATCCAAGCAAGATCGTAGACATCATCGGACAAGCTGGCAAGACTATAAAAGAGATCATTGAAAAATTTGAAGTCTCAATCGATCTTGATAGAGAAAAAGGTGAGGTAAAAATCGCAGGTGGAGCAAAGAAAAATGTCGATGCCGCAAAAGACTACATCATCTCTATCACTTCAAAAGACAATGGACGTTCATTTGGCAAAAAGCCATTTAAACACGACAAAGAGCGTTCAAAACCAAATTTTAATATCGGTGATGAGTTTTTAGGAACCGTAAAGAGTGTTGTTGATTTTGGTGTATTTATCGAGCTAAAAGATGGCATTGATGGCTTGCTTCATATCTCAAAGATAAAAACCCCATTAAACGTAGGCGATCAGGTCAAAGTATGTGTGAGCGAGCAAAAAGGAAATAAAATTTCGCTCTCTTTGGTTGAATAAATTTTAAAGGACAGATGATGAAATACAAAAAGTTGCTTTTTCCAATAGGAGCTGGAGACGATATCGAGCCAAGAATTTATGGTGCCCTAAAGGTTGCTCAGTGGTTTAACACACATATGGAAATTATGACTTGTCAGCTTGATCCAAGCGTAGTTTATAATATGAAAATGACGCTTCGTGGAGGAGTGCTTTTTGAAGAATTTCTAAAATCAGCTAAATCTGAACTAGCTGTCGAGCATGAAGAGAATGAGAAAATTTTTAATAAAATTTGTGCTGAGCTTGGCATAAAAGTAACTAGTGAAATCATTGAAGATGTTTGCACTGCAAATTTTACGATCCATAGTGGCAAAAGAAGCGCGATAGTGGAGCAAGAGAGTAAATTTTGCGATCTTGTAGTGGCCGCTGTGCCACTTGATGGAAAGATCACTGGAACATTTGAGTCAGCTGTTTTAAAAAGTGGTAAAAATGCGATTGTAATCCCTAGAAAAATGCGTGAGTTTAAAGCCGATAATATCCTTGTTAGCTGGACTGGTACGACACAAAGCTCAAGGGCATTAACAGGCTCGATAGATCTTTTAAAAAAGGCAAAAAAGGTTCAGTGCATTACCTCAAAAGCAAGCCTTGGTGATAATGCTGAACTAAATCTTAAGAAGCTTGAAGAGTACTTCAAAATTCATGGCATATCAGCCACTTTTGAAGTGATTGCTACCACGATGATACCTGGTGAAGCGCTTTTAAAAGCAGCTATTGATAGAAACGCTGATCTAATCGTTGCTAGCAGATATGGTGAAAATGGTCTTATGGAAATGGTGCTTGGTGGCACTTCGAGATTTTTCTTGGAACACACAAATATCCCAGTTTATCTATAATGGATTGCGGCTTAGTCCGCGATCTAATTCTTTTAAATTAATCTAATTTTTACTCACTCGCAAGATTTGACTACTGATTTTAAGTCTCGCAAAGCTTGCCACTAAAATTAGAGCCGAAATTACTCGTTTAAAATTTACAAGACCTTAATAGCATAGTGCGTCAGATGGCAGCGCGCTTCGTTCTTAGCCACAAACTACAAATTCTATAAATTTTTAAAGCTCCCATTAAGTTTTCATCAAGCACCTTATTAGCCAAAATTTTGTAAAATCCACTCATTAAAAAAGGATAAAAAATGAGTGAAAATTCTAGCTTTACACACCTGCATTTACACACCGAATACTCCCTTCTTGACGGAGCGAACAAGATAAAAGAGCTAGCTCACGTGCTTCATGATAGAGGCGACACAGCAGCGGCGATTACTGATCACGGCAATATGTTTGGAGCGATAGATTTTTACAAAGCGATGAAAAAAGAGGGAATAAAACCACTAATTGGCATCGAAGCTTACGTTCATAATGGCGAGCAGCTTGATGACAAGAGTACTAAACAGCGTTTTCACCTCATACTAATCGCCAAAAACGAGACTGGCTATAAAAATTTAATGTATCTTAGCTCTATGAGCTACATCGAGGGCTTTTACTACTATCCTCGTATAAATAAGAAAATTTTAAAAGAGCACAGCGAGGGCTTGGTTTGTAGCTCAGCGTGCTTGCAGGGCGAAGTGAGCTGGCATCTAAATTTAAGCGATCGTAACGTCAAATTTGGCGCTAAAGGCTACGAGAGAGCAAAAGAGGTCGCACTTGAGTATAAAGAAATTTTTGGAGATGACTTTTATCTTGAGATCATGCGTCACGGCATCGGTGATCAAAAACGCATTGATGATGATATTTTACGCATCGCCAAAGAGACTGGTATAAAGGTTATCGCTACAAACGATACTCACTACACTTTTAAAGAGCGAGCCGACGCACATGAGGTTTTTATGTGTATCGCGATGAACAAAACTTTAGATGATCCAAACCGACTTCGCCACAGCGTTCATGAGTTTTTTGTAAAAAGCAAAGAGCAGATGAGTGAGCTATTTTTAGATATCCCTGAAGTGATAGAAAATACCCAAGAGATCGTAGATAAGTGCAACCTTGAAATCAAGCTTGGCAATCCAACTCCGCCAAATTTTAAATTTACACTTGAATATGCAAAAGAGAGAAATTTAACACTTCCAGAGCCTGAAAATAGATATAGTTTTAAAAATGATGCTGTGTTTTTTGAATATGAATGCAGAAAGGGGCTTGAAGAGAGGCTAAAATTTGTTCCTGAAAATTTACATGACGAATACAAAAAGCGTCTTGAGATAGAGATTGGCATAATAAATAAAATGAATTTCCCAGGCTATATGATGATCGTTTGGGACTTCATAAATGAGGCTAAAAGTAGAGGCGTGCCAGTTGGCCCAGGGCGTGGTTCTGCGGCTGGTAGCTTGGTCGCTTACTCGCTAAAGATCACCGACCTTGATCCGATCCCATACAACCTACTTTTTGAGAGATTTCTAAACCCAGAGCGTGTTAGTATGCCAGATATCGACGTGGACTTTTGTCAAAGTAGGCGTGGCGAGATAATTGACTATGTTACGCAAAAATACGGAAAATTTAACGTTGCTGGCGTTATTACCTTTGGTAAATTGCTCGCAAAAGGTGTTATAAGAGATGTTGCTAGGGTTTGTGATATGCCTTATGCCGAAGCTGATGCGATGGCAAAGCTAATACCTGATGAACTAGGCATTACGCTAAAAGATGCTTATGAAAAAGAGCCAAAGATAGCTGAGCTAATAAACCAAAATCCAAAGGCAGCTAAAATTTGGAAATTTGCACTTGATCTTGAGGGGCTAAATAGAAACGCCGGCCAGCACGCAGCAGGTGTCGTTATCTCAAATGAGGAGCTGTGGAACAAAACTCCGCTATTTCGTCAGCCAAACAGCCCAGAAGATCGATATGTTACGCAGTATAGCCTTAAGTATCTTGAGGATGTGGATTTAATAAAATTTGACTTTCTTGGACTAAAAACACTAACGGTTATCGATAATGCCATAAAGCTCGTTAAACAGCGCACTGGCAGAGACATCATCTGGGAGCAGGTCGATAAAAACGATTCTAATGTTTATAAAATGATACAAAGCGGCCAAGCGATAGGAATTTTCCAAATCGAGGGCGAGGGCATGAGAAAGCTAGGAACTAGCTTGCGTCCAGACTGCTTCGAGGATATCGTCGCGATGCTAGCACTCTACCGCCCAGGACCAATGGAAAGTGGTATGCTTGATGATTTTGTCAAAAGAAAACATGGCGAGGCAGAGATAACCTACTCATTTAAAGAGCTTGAGCCAATCCTTGCGCCAACATACGGCGTCATCGTCTATCAAGAGCAAGTTATGCAAATCGTTCAAGCTATAGGCGGCTTTAGCCTCGGTGGGGCGGATCTTGTGCGCCGTGCGATGGGTAAAAAGATCAAAGAAGAGATGGATAGACTAAAGGGTGAGTTTGTAAAAGGCGCTGAGGCAAAAGGGCTAAATGGACAAAAAGCAGACGATCTTTTCGAGCTAATTGTAAAATTTGCAGGATATGGTTTTAATAAATCTCACTCCGCCGCCTACGCCTACGTCACATTTCAAACGGCTTATCTTAAGGCCTATTATCCGGCTGAATTTATGGCAGCACTTCTTACAAGTGAAGAGAGCAACGTCGATAAGATCGTTCGCTATATTGATGAAATAAAACGCATAAATATAGATACTTTACCGCCATCTATCAACAAATCAACTAAAGAATTTAGCGTCGTTAAAAATGGCGATCATGACGGCATTATCTTTGGGCTTGGTGCGATTAAAGGTGTTGGCGGAGCGGCTATTGAAAACATTATCACTGAGCGTGAAGCAAATGGCGAGTTTAAGAGTATGGACGACTTTGTCTCAAGGATCGATCCATTTAAAGTAAATAAAAAGGTCTTTGAAAGCCTCATAAAAGCTGGTTGCTTTGATGAGTTTGGCTTTAGTCGTAAGATGCTTATGCAAAATGTAGAAAATATCATAGAAGCTTGCAAAAGTGCAGCTCAGATCCGTAAAAATGCTGTTGAGAGCTTGTTTGGCGAAGATGAGAGCATGAATGATGTGAGGATAAATTTTGTCACGATAAATGATGAATTTGACATCAAGCAAATTTTAAAATTTGAGCAAGAGAGCGTTGGTATCTACCTCTCAGGCCACCCGCTTGATGATTATAAAGACGAGATCAACAAGATAAAATATACTCTAAGCTCAGAATTTGAGAGCTTGCCACAAAGTGCTGAAATTTTAGTCGTTGGTAAGATCGAGGACTTTAGCACAAGGATAACCAAAAGTGGCAAGAAAATGGGCACTATAAACGTGCTTGATTTTCACGGAAATATCGAGATCGCAGTCTTTGAAAGAGAGCTTGGCAATATCGAAGATATAGTAAAAGATGAAGCAAAACGCGACCTGCCTTATGCTTTTAGGATAAATATCACAAAAGATGATCAATTCGTAAGGACAAATTTAAACGAGGTTTATAGCCTAGAAGATGCACAAAATTTAGACTTTAAGACAAGAAAGCTAAAACAAAACTCTAAATTTTCTAAAAATGAAGAAGCTAGCACGCCTCAAAGAGCAAGAGAATATGCTGAGCTAGAGGTACTTTTATGCCTTAGTGAGCTTAGCAAAGATAAGATCACTAATCTTTATAATCTTGGCTATAACGAACATATAAAAAGTGGCACAAACAACGATAAACGTCTTGTTATTAAGATAAAAAATGAAAATACGGCTCAAATTTTTGTCTATAAGACAAAATTTGTTGTAAATGACAGCTTTAAAGAAAAAGCACTTCAAGCAATAGCTTGCTAATGCCTAAAGAAGCGATGTTTTTAGATAAGCTTGGCGTAGATAAAAGTAACTGGAGCGAGTTTTTTAGCGCATGTGTTGGCAAAGCGACATTACTTCAAAAACGTGCATTTAAGCTACTTGTTGAAGGTAGCAACTGGCAGGTTGATTTTGATAGTGGCAAAATTTACTTTGATGGGCGTGAGTTTGACATGCAGTTTATTGGCTCTGAAAGCTTCTCGTCAAATACGTGGCTTTGGGGTTATGAAAATATAAATGGCTTTGATGAGCGGTTGCTCAAGCTTGCAAATAAAGCACGTGAGTTTGGCGAGAAATTTGGACTTAGTGCATTTAGCACGCCACGATTTGACCTAGATGAAAATTTCAATGGTCACACGATTAGTATGGTTCTTTGCGCTGCTTTTGATGAGCAAAATTATTATAGGATAGAGTACGATGGAGGAGCGGCGTATGTGGCTTTTAGATCAGATGTGGTCTTTGAAGAGCCAGTGCTATCAAATGAGCTTTTAGGCGTAGTAAATGAGTATTTAAGCACTTACGAGCTAGATCATAAAATCTTTATAAAAGGACTTTTGCTAAGCTGTGATATGAAATTTAGCGAAAGTCCTAATGAAATCGTATCGGATAAATACGAGCTTAGCTTTAAATTTGACGAGCTAAATAGGCTCATAAATATTTCAAGTAAGCTTTAAAATTTAATACTCTTTACCACATCAGCACCAAGTGCTAGCTTCATATGAAGAGAAAACATCTCGTGGTAAAAGTCACCATTGTGTCCTGGTATATCGTACGTTTGCGTAAGATCAAACGGCACGATAACTCTTGATTTTTTATTGTATTCATTGGCTCGTAGCTTAAGATAACTAACGCACTGATAAACACACATGTCAGTGCAATCTCCAGTAACAATAAAAGTGTCAATTTGTGGGTTTTGCTCTAAAAATTTCTCAAATTCTTTATTAAACGCAATGCTTAAAGAGTTTTTATAAAATGTCTTGAACTCTTTAAAAAAGCTTAGATCCTCTATCTCTTTTACAGTTTTTATCTCATTTGTATTGAGCATAGCGTGAGGTAAAAAGGTCTCAAATTCTTTTGAATCACTGGTGTGTCTATCTTCTATAAGGATAAAATTTCTAAAGCCAAAATCTTTCCACGCTCTATCAAAAAGTGTTGCGATCCCTTTTGATAAGGCAGCTACTCTTTGACTAGAGAGTGCGCCGCTACCAGCAAAAGCTTCTATCATATCGATACAGATAAATGCAACGTTTTTTGCTCCATCGTTTGAAATTTCTCTTAAATCAAGCGTTTGAAGAGATTTTTTAAAAGCCTCAAGTTCGTTTTGTATGTTCATTCTTTCTCCTTTATTGGTAAATTTATGCAAAATGTTTTTGGATTTAGTGTGATCTCGATACTGCCTTTGTGAGTCTCTATGATCTGCAAGCAAAGGTGCAGTCCAAGGCCGTTTCCTTTTAGCTTGCTGCTTTTAAACGGCTCAAAGACTATGGCTTTATCTTTGATAGGCTCGCCACTATCATAAATGATAAATTTATGCTCACTCGGTGTTTTTTCGTAGCTTAAAATGATCTCTCCCTCATCATCATCGCTCTCTTCGATGGCATCAATAGCGTTAAATAAAATATTTTGAAAGACAATGGCTAGTAGATCAAGATCACCCGTATATTTGCCATCTGGAAATTCTAGGCTAAATTTAATATCCTTTGAATAGTCGTAAAAATTTATAGCCTCTTCGCACTCTTTTTTAAGTTGTGAAAAGTCAAAAATTTGTGCATTTATATTAAGCCCTTTTGTGAAAAGTAGAGTGGCTTTGATTATACGTTCGACTCGCCATGTAGCTTTTTGTATTTGATTTACTATAGGCTTTGTGCGCTCATCAGCTCTTTTAAGTAGAGTTGAAGCTAAAAGCGAGATAGAGCCTACTGGATTTCTGATCTCGTGGGCTAGGTGAGCTGCTACTTGACCCATAGATGCAAGACGCTCGGTGCGTTTTTCTACTGTTATGTTTGTTGCAGAGATTATTAGTTTATTGTCTTTAGAGCTTGTTTTAAAAAGATAAATTTGCCCATCTACATTTATCTCGCCCTCTTTTTTTGGTATCTCTTTAAAAATTTTACCAAGTC is part of the Campylobacter concisus genome and encodes:
- a CDS encoding polyribonucleotide nucleotidyltransferase → MQYSIEVNNQVEIFDLNKVAKQASGAVLLRVKNTVVLATVAREDTQVEEDFLPLTVQYIEKAYAAGKIPGGYVKRETKPGDFETLTARIIDRSLRPLFPKGYAYPTQIVVMVLSADPEVDLQVVSLNAASVALYLSDIPVNRPVCGVRVGYIDDKFVINPSNSELKQSAIDLYVAGTKDELLMIEMRSLPQQTTQLIPMVAIEPMIDPSLSDSMAQKQLMNEFSEDMMVEAIDFAGKAILRASSAYEEAFKEHKKEDAALELKPEIENENIAIYIDKFYKAEVKNAINQMAKSERASELSKIAKQISSDEVAQKEGWDEAVITNVLGKYKKKIVREQIINEGVRADGRGLEEVRPISIETNVLPNAHGSCLFTRGQTQALVVTTLGTDSDAQMYDILTEKVPFVEKFMFNYNFPGFSVGEASPLKAPGRRELGHGNLAKRALAPSIDLASPYTIRVVSEILESNGSSSMASVCGGSLALRAAGVNTLKLVAGVAMGLIFEGDKHAVLTDIMGLEDHDGDMDFKVAGTSDGITALQMDIKLGGISLEVLKEALYQAKRGREHILSLMAEADKNIEINEDVLPKLELFSVDPSKIVDIIGQAGKTIKEIIEKFEVSIDLDREKGEVKIAGGAKKNVDAAKDYIISITSKDNGRSFGKKPFKHDKERSKPNFNIGDEFLGTVKSVVDFGVFIELKDGIDGLLHISKIKTPLNVGDQVKVCVSEQKGNKISLSLVE
- a CDS encoding universal stress protein, whose protein sequence is MKYKKLLFPIGAGDDIEPRIYGALKVAQWFNTHMEIMTCQLDPSVVYNMKMTLRGGVLFEEFLKSAKSELAVEHEENEKIFNKICAELGIKVTSEIIEDVCTANFTIHSGKRSAIVEQESKFCDLVVAAVPLDGKITGTFESAVLKSGKNAIVIPRKMREFKADNILVSWTGTTQSSRALTGSIDLLKKAKKVQCITSKASLGDNAELNLKKLEEYFKIHGISATFEVIATTMIPGEALLKAAIDRNADLIVASRYGENGLMEMVLGGTSRFFLEHTNIPVYL
- the dnaE gene encoding DNA polymerase III subunit alpha, with protein sequence MSENSSFTHLHLHTEYSLLDGANKIKELAHVLHDRGDTAAAITDHGNMFGAIDFYKAMKKEGIKPLIGIEAYVHNGEQLDDKSTKQRFHLILIAKNETGYKNLMYLSSMSYIEGFYYYPRINKKILKEHSEGLVCSSACLQGEVSWHLNLSDRNVKFGAKGYERAKEVALEYKEIFGDDFYLEIMRHGIGDQKRIDDDILRIAKETGIKVIATNDTHYTFKERADAHEVFMCIAMNKTLDDPNRLRHSVHEFFVKSKEQMSELFLDIPEVIENTQEIVDKCNLEIKLGNPTPPNFKFTLEYAKERNLTLPEPENRYSFKNDAVFFEYECRKGLEERLKFVPENLHDEYKKRLEIEIGIINKMNFPGYMMIVWDFINEAKSRGVPVGPGRGSAAGSLVAYSLKITDLDPIPYNLLFERFLNPERVSMPDIDVDFCQSRRGEIIDYVTQKYGKFNVAGVITFGKLLAKGVIRDVARVCDMPYAEADAMAKLIPDELGITLKDAYEKEPKIAELINQNPKAAKIWKFALDLEGLNRNAGQHAAGVVISNEELWNKTPLFRQPNSPEDRYVTQYSLKYLEDVDLIKFDFLGLKTLTVIDNAIKLVKQRTGRDIIWEQVDKNDSNVYKMIQSGQAIGIFQIEGEGMRKLGTSLRPDCFEDIVAMLALYRPGPMESGMLDDFVKRKHGEAEITYSFKELEPILAPTYGVIVYQEQVMQIVQAIGGFSLGGADLVRRAMGKKIKEEMDRLKGEFVKGAEAKGLNGQKADDLFELIVKFAGYGFNKSHSAAYAYVTFQTAYLKAYYPAEFMAALLTSEESNVDKIVRYIDEIKRINIDTLPPSINKSTKEFSVVKNGDHDGIIFGLGAIKGVGGAAIENIITEREANGEFKSMDDFVSRIDPFKVNKKVFESLIKAGCFDEFGFSRKMLMQNVENIIEACKSAAQIRKNAVESLFGEDESMNDVRINFVTINDEFDIKQILKFEQESVGIYLSGHPLDDYKDEINKIKYTLSSEFESLPQSAEILVVGKIEDFSTRITKSGKKMGTINVLDFHGNIEIAVFERELGNIEDIVKDEAKRDLPYAFRINITKDDQFVRTNLNEVYSLEDAQNLDFKTRKLKQNSKFSKNEEASTPQRAREYAELEVLLCLSELSKDKITNLYNLGYNEHIKSGTNNDKRLVIKIKNENTAQIFVYKTKFVVNDSFKEKALQAIAC
- a CDS encoding DUF6882 domain-containing protein, with amino-acid sequence MPKEAMFLDKLGVDKSNWSEFFSACVGKATLLQKRAFKLLVEGSNWQVDFDSGKIYFDGREFDMQFIGSESFSSNTWLWGYENINGFDERLLKLANKAREFGEKFGLSAFSTPRFDLDENFNGHTISMVLCAAFDEQNYYRIEYDGGAAYVAFRSDVVFEEPVLSNELLGVVNEYLSTYELDHKIFIKGLLLSCDMKFSESPNEIVSDKYELSFKFDELNRLINISSKL
- a CDS encoding isochorismatase family protein, with product MNIQNELEAFKKSLQTLDLREISNDGAKNVAFICIDMIEAFAGSGALSSQRVAALSKGIATLFDRAWKDFGFRNFILIEDRHTSDSKEFETFLPHAMLNTNEIKTVKEIEDLSFFKEFKTFYKNSLSIAFNKEFEKFLEQNPQIDTFIVTGDCTDMCVYQCVSYLKLRANEYNKKSRVIVPFDLTQTYDIPGHNGDFYHEMFSLHMKLALGADVVKSIKF
- a CDS encoding sensor histidine kinase; translated protein: MNEHDIQAGLKSLIEQTYLIENEYKNLTSSYANLQNFIKDIVEILPNAIWVLDENDEIFLQNSEAVRLGKIFKEIPKKEGEINVDGQIYLFKTSSKDNKLIISATNITVEKRTERLASMGQVAAHLAHEIRNPVGSISLLASTLLKRADERTKPIVNQIQKATWRVERIIKATLLFTKGLNINAQIFDFSQLKKECEEAINFYDYSKDIKFSLEFPDGKYTGDLDLLAIVFQNILFNAIDAIEESDDDEGEIILSYEKTPSEHKFIIYDSGEPIKDKAIVFEPFKSSKLKGNGLGLHLCLQIIETHKGSIEITLNPKTFCINLPIKEKE